A window of the Streptomyces sp. NBC_00454 genome harbors these coding sequences:
- a CDS encoding ABC transporter substrate-binding protein, translated as MAGSVRFRRGSPERIAEGPSAGAARGLRSRRTVPFRNRRSPPHSWRSTVSRTARGSSSRRHSLRIRVAASAAAAGAFLIAGCSSSGGGAGEAAGGVPVVEKGKLTTCTHLPYPPFQFEKDGKVVGFDVALVDLVASRLKVEQKILDTPFENFKTGAFLNSGECDLAAAGMTITDERKKNVDFSVPYFDATQALLVTKKSGVTSLADLKAKSKKLGAQAETTGESYAKGQGFDPVAFESSDAVINGLRTGQVDAVVIDYPVVQGWLKDPKNAAEFTLAQNIDTGEQYGFSVKKGNTALVAAIDKAITDAKADGTYKKIYEQWIGPLPQAAP; from the coding sequence ATGGCCGGATCCGTGCGGTTCCGCCGGGGGTCCCCGGAACGCATCGCCGAAGGTCCCTCAGCGGGCGCCGCCCGTGGCCTACGATCTCGGCGGACGGTCCCGTTCCGTAATCGCCGCTCGCCCCCGCACTCATGGAGGTCAACCGTGTCCCGGACGGCCAGAGGAAGCAGCAGTCGCCGCCACAGCCTCCGTATCCGCGTCGCGGCCTCAGCCGCCGCGGCGGGTGCGTTCCTCATCGCGGGATGCTCATCGAGCGGCGGCGGCGCGGGTGAGGCGGCCGGCGGAGTGCCCGTCGTCGAGAAGGGCAAACTGACGACCTGCACCCACCTGCCGTACCCGCCGTTCCAGTTCGAGAAGGACGGCAAGGTCGTCGGTTTCGACGTGGCCCTGGTCGACCTGGTGGCGAGCCGGCTCAAGGTCGAGCAGAAGATCCTCGACACGCCCTTCGAGAACTTCAAGACCGGGGCCTTCCTGAACTCCGGCGAGTGCGACCTCGCGGCGGCCGGCATGACGATCACCGACGAGCGCAAGAAGAACGTCGACTTCTCCGTGCCCTACTTCGACGCGACTCAGGCACTGCTCGTGACCAAGAAGAGCGGCGTCACCTCGCTGGCCGATCTCAAGGCGAAGTCGAAGAAGCTGGGCGCGCAGGCCGAGACCACCGGGGAGAGCTACGCCAAGGGCCAGGGATTCGACCCCGTAGCCTTCGAGAGCTCGGACGCGGTGATCAACGGACTGCGCACCGGTCAGGTCGACGCCGTAGTCATCGACTACCCGGTCGTCCAGGGCTGGCTCAAGGACCCGAAGAACGCGGCCGAGTTCACCCTCGCGCAGAACATCGACACCGGCGAGCAGTACGGCTTCTCGGTGAAGAAGGGCAACACCGCCCTCGTGGCCGCGATCGACAAGGCGATCACGGACGCCAAGGCCGACGGAACCTACAAGAAGATCTACGAGCAGTGGATCGGCCCGCTGCCCCAGGCCGCGCCGTGA
- a CDS encoding class I SAM-dependent methyltransferase: MPAAYEQYLVPVLFRPFAEDLAARAAPLQPRRILELAAGTGALTSLLLSAVPSAEVTATDLNEAMVAFGSSRAPGAVWRQADAQRLPFPDGSFDLVVCQFGVMFFPDRVAAFAEARRVLAPGGRFLFNTWGPIGTHAFDAAVQAGLEQAFPVDPPRFLPTVPHGYADPAVVAADLVAAGFGVEEEQELTLDGRAASAADVAIGFLTGTPVRAAVEERGDGPTVRATVIEEMTARLGAGPVVAPMTAYVFLGAA; this comes from the coding sequence ATGCCGGCGGCCTACGAGCAGTACCTGGTGCCGGTGCTCTTCCGGCCCTTCGCCGAGGACCTGGCCGCCCGAGCGGCTCCACTCCAGCCAAGGCGGATTCTCGAACTGGCCGCGGGCACCGGCGCTTTGACATCGCTCCTGCTCTCCGCGGTTCCGTCGGCCGAGGTGACGGCCACCGACCTGAATGAGGCCATGGTCGCCTTCGGGTCGTCCCGGGCCCCGGGCGCGGTGTGGCGGCAGGCCGACGCACAGCGGCTGCCGTTCCCGGACGGAAGCTTCGACCTGGTGGTCTGCCAGTTCGGCGTGATGTTCTTCCCCGACCGGGTCGCGGCCTTCGCCGAGGCCCGCCGGGTGCTGGCCCCGGGCGGCCGGTTCCTGTTCAACACGTGGGGCCCCATCGGTACGCACGCCTTCGACGCCGCGGTGCAGGCAGGGCTTGAGCAGGCCTTTCCGGTCGACCCTCCACGGTTCCTCCCAACGGTCCCGCACGGCTACGCCGACCCCGCCGTTGTGGCCGCCGACCTGGTGGCGGCCGGGTTCGGCGTCGAGGAGGAGCAGGAGCTGACCCTGGATGGCCGGGCCGCGTCGGCCGCCGACGTCGCCATCGGGTTCCTCACCGGGACGCCCGTGCGCGCGGCCGTCGAAGAGCGCGGAGACGGGCCGACCGTCCGGGCCACCGTCATCGAGGAGATGACGGCCCGTCTGGGTGCAGGGCCGGTCGTCGCCCCGATGACGGCGTACGTCTTCCTCGGCGCGGCCTGA
- the arr gene encoding NAD(+)--rifampin ADP-ribosyltransferase codes for MDEVLDEGPFFHGTKAELRVGDHLTAGFRSNYRPEIVMNHIYFTALRDGAGLAAELAAGDGAPRVYAVEPTGEFENDPNVTDKKFPGNPTRSYRSLGPLRIVGEVTDWTRQTPEALQMWRDRLAEIRLDDRAEIIN; via the coding sequence ATGGACGAGGTATTGGACGAGGGACCGTTCTTCCACGGAACAAAGGCCGAGCTGCGGGTCGGGGATCATCTCACCGCCGGCTTCCGCTCCAACTACCGGCCCGAAATCGTGATGAACCACATCTACTTCACCGCGTTGCGCGACGGCGCGGGACTTGCCGCCGAACTCGCCGCCGGCGACGGGGCCCCGCGCGTGTATGCCGTCGAACCGACCGGTGAGTTCGAGAACGATCCAAACGTCACCGACAAGAAGTTCCCCGGCAATCCCACCCGCTCCTATCGCAGCCTGGGGCCGCTCCGGATCGTGGGCGAGGTCACCGACTGGACGCGACAGACACCCGAAGCCCTCCAGATGTGGCGGGACCGGCTGGCCGAGATCCGTCTGGATGACCGGGCGGAAATCATCAACTGA
- a CDS encoding alpha-ketoglutarate-dependent dioxygenase AlkB encodes MPPESRISDEILSYSFPTEQNLFAELSASARLEGVGKGRRGAVLTKVDEAGGVPLVRTTTRYGSPTQRFRAVHERLAQHVQERAALPVGFNNALIESYTNAYTTMGSHSDQALDLANESFIAVFSCYQHPEASPPRKLIFESKGSSGEKFEIPLAHNSVVAFSVDSNRRLRHKIILETPARTTDNQWLGVTFRTSKTLVRFRDGNAYLPQDERLMSADDEQRNEFYQLRRRENKETDFTYPLLTYTISESDLMPPV; translated from the coding sequence CTGCCCCCCGAATCCAGGATCTCGGATGAGATCCTCTCGTACTCTTTTCCAACCGAGCAAAATCTCTTCGCGGAGCTGTCCGCGTCGGCTCGCTTGGAAGGCGTAGGAAAAGGCCGGCGAGGCGCCGTGCTCACCAAGGTCGACGAGGCGGGCGGCGTACCGCTCGTACGCACTACCACCCGATACGGCAGCCCGACGCAGCGTTTCCGGGCGGTACACGAACGGCTTGCGCAACACGTCCAAGAGCGAGCGGCGCTCCCGGTCGGCTTCAACAACGCTCTCATCGAGAGCTACACGAACGCCTACACAACCATGGGCAGCCATTCCGACCAAGCCCTCGATCTGGCCAACGAGTCGTTTATCGCCGTCTTCTCCTGCTACCAACATCCCGAAGCGAGCCCGCCAAGAAAGCTGATCTTCGAATCAAAGGGTTCCAGCGGAGAGAAGTTCGAGATCCCCCTCGCCCACAACAGTGTCGTCGCGTTCTCTGTCGACTCGAATCGGCGACTCAGACACAAAATCATATTGGAAACGCCAGCCCGGACGACGGACAACCAATGGCTGGGTGTAACATTTCGAACCTCAAAGACCCTCGTTCGGTTTCGCGACGGAAACGCATATCTCCCGCAGGATGAACGCCTCATGTCGGCCGACGATGAGCAGAGGAATGAGTTTTATCAACTACGCCGCCGTGAGAACAAGGAAACGGATTTCACCTACCCCCTGCTGACGTACACCATAAGCGAGAGCGACCTGATGCCGCCTGTCTGA
- a CDS encoding ADP-ribosyltransferase domain-containing protein — MIESSVQPTLRVVLTDVNERVVEAWRAAFADTPGIEIRRGSILDEDVDAWVTPTNSQGRMDGGVDAVIKRHLGSGIQLRVQRAIRDRFAGALPVGSAVCVLSGANSPRYLISTPTMVRSSQNVSATVNVALACAAAFQAVHRQNQLAPGSIRSVALVGMGAQTGRVPARVCANLMWTGYTLFHDHWFEDDDELPATIITQLNGIENAPVEERVRIVPPKAAEPVAACHPASHSDANDPLVLTELFDGGGEPWLPLLKPVIEALPDAARFIGKGRSPEIVPVRELTFQALKPNPPHRWKVVAFGQNPYPRPESATGIAMFDNAFNDWKDSQFGRVVSIRCIIKAAAMWKYGIAKKTPIADIRALLKERDTVQPPEWFQAMLTQGVLLLNASLTASGDGAMGAEQHTAFWRPVAERIVEEILKAKQDADVEDRGVVFAWWGAHARNLKGVVLRLQEKYPDVEVRHIDHTNPAAQGDIFCEGDHFAMVNEALASLGADVIDWLPSKGWNAGAAGADAGVAARMGTFIESTMNLHQLYLERLTSVKDEGLVLPAITGVFDTPLMDFHDAVAPVAETLSGLAGHIVRSRDFGKRRADETSGGLSADAIAALYLYTCESAFYREINAVLRSADRTRVMPYLPYLRLLFSAVSGLPAHTQPLWRGVSLDLRAQYPVGQTVTWWGVSSCTSELKVARSFLGSRGKRTLFEVTPAHAVGIRGFSAFTGEEEYILTPGTQLKVTDVKSERGGLCTVRLTEVDAAPLVS, encoded by the coding sequence ATGATCGAGAGCAGTGTTCAGCCCACGCTCAGGGTGGTACTGACAGACGTGAACGAGCGCGTGGTGGAGGCATGGCGGGCCGCGTTCGCGGACACCCCCGGCATCGAGATCCGCAGGGGCTCGATCCTCGACGAGGACGTCGATGCCTGGGTCACCCCGACGAACTCACAGGGGCGGATGGACGGCGGGGTCGACGCCGTCATCAAGCGCCACCTCGGATCCGGGATTCAGCTCCGTGTACAGCGCGCGATCCGCGACCGGTTCGCCGGAGCCCTCCCGGTGGGCAGCGCGGTCTGCGTCCTGTCGGGGGCGAACAGCCCCCGGTACCTGATATCGACGCCGACCATGGTGCGGTCCTCGCAGAACGTGAGTGCCACGGTGAACGTGGCGCTGGCCTGCGCCGCAGCCTTCCAAGCCGTGCACCGGCAGAACCAGCTGGCGCCGGGCAGCATCCGCTCCGTGGCGCTGGTCGGGATGGGCGCGCAGACCGGTCGGGTCCCGGCCAGGGTGTGCGCCAATCTGATGTGGACCGGCTACACGCTCTTCCATGACCACTGGTTCGAAGACGACGACGAGTTGCCCGCCACGATCATCACTCAGCTCAACGGCATCGAGAACGCCCCCGTTGAGGAACGGGTGCGCATCGTGCCGCCGAAGGCCGCCGAGCCTGTCGCTGCCTGCCACCCCGCCAGCCACTCCGACGCGAACGACCCCCTGGTCCTCACCGAGCTCTTCGACGGTGGCGGGGAGCCTTGGCTTCCGCTCCTCAAACCCGTGATCGAGGCGCTGCCGGACGCCGCCCGGTTCATCGGGAAGGGCCGCAGCCCTGAGATCGTCCCCGTCCGTGAGCTGACCTTCCAGGCGCTCAAGCCCAATCCGCCGCACAGGTGGAAGGTCGTCGCCTTCGGCCAGAACCCCTACCCGCGGCCGGAGAGCGCGACCGGCATAGCCATGTTCGACAACGCCTTCAACGACTGGAAGGACAGCCAGTTCGGCAGGGTCGTCAGCATCCGCTGCATCATCAAGGCGGCGGCGATGTGGAAGTACGGCATCGCCAAGAAGACGCCCATCGCCGACATCCGCGCGCTGTTGAAGGAGCGGGACACCGTCCAGCCGCCGGAGTGGTTCCAGGCGATGCTCACGCAGGGCGTGCTGTTGCTGAACGCTTCCCTCACGGCCAGTGGGGACGGGGCGATGGGTGCCGAGCAGCACACGGCGTTCTGGCGGCCCGTCGCCGAACGGATCGTCGAGGAGATCCTCAAGGCCAAGCAGGACGCCGATGTTGAGGACCGCGGGGTCGTGTTCGCCTGGTGGGGGGCACACGCCCGCAACCTGAAGGGGGTCGTCCTGCGGCTCCAGGAGAAGTACCCGGACGTCGAGGTCCGGCACATCGACCACACCAACCCGGCAGCGCAGGGAGACATCTTCTGCGAGGGCGATCACTTCGCCATGGTCAACGAGGCCCTCGCCTCGCTGGGTGCCGATGTGATCGACTGGCTGCCGAGCAAGGGGTGGAACGCAGGGGCAGCCGGTGCGGACGCGGGTGTGGCGGCGCGCATGGGCACCTTCATCGAGTCGACCATGAACCTGCACCAGCTGTACCTCGAGCGGCTCACCAGCGTCAAGGACGAGGGCCTGGTCCTCCCCGCGATCACCGGCGTGTTCGATACCCCGCTGATGGATTTCCACGACGCCGTCGCACCGGTCGCCGAGACGCTGTCCGGGCTCGCCGGACACATAGTCCGGTCACGCGACTTCGGCAAACGGCGGGCGGACGAGACCTCCGGCGGCCTGTCCGCCGACGCGATCGCCGCGCTCTACCTCTACACCTGCGAATCCGCCTTCTACCGCGAGATCAATGCGGTCCTCCGCTCCGCGGACCGCACCAGGGTCATGCCCTACCTGCCGTACCTGCGGCTGCTGTTCTCGGCGGTGTCCGGGCTACCCGCACACACGCAGCCGCTGTGGCGCGGTGTGTCTCTGGATCTGCGGGCGCAGTACCCGGTGGGCCAGACGGTCACCTGGTGGGGCGTCTCCTCGTGCACCTCCGAGCTGAAGGTGGCCCGGTCCTTCCTGGGGAGCCGCGGCAAGCGGACCCTCTTCGAGGTGACGCCCGCCCACGCGGTCGGGATCAGGGGCTTCTCCGCCTTCACCGGGGAGGAGGAGTACATCCTCACTCCGGGCACTCAGCTCAAGGTGACGGACGTCAAGAGCGAACGCGGCGGGCTGTGCACGGTCAGACTGACCGAGGTGGACGCGGCTCCGCTGGTGTCCTGA
- a CDS encoding TIR-like protein FxsC, translated as MTGRSSPTDAATRMADALRPFQQRETGGDMPGRPQTGIHARILIDRSPTMAVWRDDLDAFARALIGLGAFRSVQIGDLPAAAEAQAWAASPGTIATAGAGGTDVHRVLILVSDCAAPRWRSPAWWQGLYALLHRSPTALINPLPPKLWRHVGIDLPAVRVKAPTAPAASNADLLFQPPPLLNALADRRPGGAPDGGVRDNRVLDGDVVPDRVPEAGPGGTSWLPLPVMSLTGHALGRWARTLTAESADGCDALLVPGPAAWDPPTPDECRCTPASLTASCLMLASPRAARLTVLCGAYEELDLPQLQEIAEAFEPEATSADIAEVLVGGLLSVTGGDPTTLRFRDGVREHIRSSLGVRDVRLLRERLPQYAERLVAGRHDSLPAAHPAKPANPENPVAEPATFDPGSRVTPAAPVAPVTPVAPVAPVAEPATDTLPPRSFGRHRSRPDIQPYFFLSYAHTPRFGAGGPDPDMWVERLFRDLSSHVMALTDLPAGAEAGFMDREIRSGEGWSERLGAALATCRTFVPLFSPRYFASEMCGKEWFAFAQRAVHHAALSNQSAEAIVPALWVPVPPSQLPMPAERLQFNHNAFGERYVTEGLYGLIKLRGYAEQYERAVYELAKRIVRVAETTRLGPIRPLDYRLVPSAFGNTTSRSVHIVVAAPTRHDLPQGRSPEYYGDSALDWNPYHPVSQRPIAHVTEDLIRNLNYQVTVSSFDDEAVHFDSKQPPTRPEILIVDRWAVEDEQRRQRLAAFDQESRPWINVVVPWNRYDHQSRAKESELAHRLEDTMPVKMSQGRAAVRAAANGVANMETLGQILPQVIEAATQQFIRHSQVYMPVGDTRDERPRLTGPMRPLVSLSDDGSASPPPFDQFPDAEGDPPYED; from the coding sequence ATGACCGGCCGCTCCTCCCCCACCGATGCCGCCACCCGCATGGCCGATGCCCTGCGCCCCTTCCAACAGCGGGAAACCGGGGGCGACATGCCGGGGCGGCCACAGACCGGGATCCACGCCAGGATCCTGATCGACCGGTCGCCGACCATGGCGGTATGGCGTGATGACCTGGACGCGTTCGCCCGGGCGCTGATCGGGCTCGGAGCCTTCCGCAGCGTCCAGATCGGCGACCTGCCCGCGGCGGCGGAGGCGCAGGCCTGGGCCGCGAGTCCCGGGACGATCGCAACGGCGGGCGCGGGGGGCACGGATGTGCACCGGGTGCTGATCCTGGTCTCGGACTGCGCTGCCCCCCGGTGGCGCAGTCCGGCGTGGTGGCAGGGTCTGTACGCCCTCCTGCACCGCTCCCCCACAGCACTCATCAATCCCCTGCCCCCGAAACTCTGGCGCCACGTCGGGATCGATCTGCCGGCCGTCCGCGTCAAAGCGCCCACGGCACCAGCGGCGAGCAACGCCGACCTCCTCTTCCAGCCGCCGCCCCTCCTGAACGCCTTGGCGGACAGAAGGCCCGGCGGCGCACCGGACGGCGGTGTACGGGACAACCGTGTACTGGACGGCGATGTTGTGCCGGACCGTGTGCCGGAGGCCGGGCCCGGAGGCACCTCGTGGCTCCCCCTTCCGGTGATGTCGCTGACCGGTCACGCCTTGGGCCGGTGGGCACGGACGCTGACGGCGGAGTCCGCCGACGGTTGTGACGCACTTCTGGTGCCCGGCCCCGCGGCATGGGATCCGCCCACACCGGACGAATGCCGTTGCACGCCCGCCTCCTTGACTGCTTCCTGCCTGATGCTGGCATCCCCCAGAGCGGCCAGGCTCACGGTCTTGTGCGGGGCGTACGAGGAGCTCGATCTGCCACAACTCCAAGAGATCGCCGAAGCGTTCGAGCCCGAGGCCACTTCGGCCGACATCGCCGAGGTCCTCGTGGGCGGGCTGCTCTCCGTCACCGGCGGCGACCCGACGACACTGCGTTTCCGCGACGGCGTCCGGGAGCACATCCGGTCGTCGCTCGGGGTGCGGGACGTACGCCTGCTGCGCGAGCGCCTGCCCCAGTACGCGGAGCGACTCGTCGCAGGTCGGCACGACAGCCTGCCCGCAGCCCACCCGGCGAAGCCGGCGAACCCGGAGAACCCGGTGGCCGAGCCCGCCACGTTCGATCCCGGCAGTCGGGTCACTCCTGCCGCCCCGGTCGCTCCGGTGACCCCGGTCGCTCCGGTCGCTCCGGTGGCGGAGCCCGCAACCGACACGCTGCCGCCCAGGAGTTTCGGCCGACACCGCAGCAGGCCGGACATCCAGCCGTACTTCTTCCTGAGCTATGCGCACACACCGAGGTTCGGGGCGGGGGGACCCGATCCCGACATGTGGGTGGAGCGACTCTTCCGTGACCTCTCCAGCCATGTCATGGCACTGACGGACCTGCCCGCCGGAGCCGAGGCCGGCTTCATGGACCGGGAGATACGCAGTGGTGAGGGCTGGTCGGAACGGCTCGGTGCGGCGCTCGCCACCTGCCGCACCTTCGTCCCCCTCTTCTCGCCGCGGTACTTCGCGAGCGAGATGTGCGGGAAGGAGTGGTTCGCCTTCGCCCAGCGCGCCGTCCATCACGCGGCGCTCAGCAACCAGTCCGCCGAGGCCATCGTTCCCGCACTGTGGGTGCCGGTTCCGCCCTCCCAACTTCCGATGCCGGCCGAGCGGTTGCAGTTCAACCACAACGCCTTCGGGGAGCGGTACGTCACCGAGGGGCTGTACGGCCTGATCAAACTGCGCGGTTACGCCGAGCAGTACGAAAGAGCCGTCTACGAACTCGCCAAGCGCATCGTCCGTGTTGCCGAGACCACCCGGCTCGGGCCGATCCGTCCCCTGGACTACCGGCTGGTGCCGAGCGCCTTCGGCAACACGACCTCCCGCTCGGTCCACATCGTCGTCGCCGCGCCCACACGGCACGATCTGCCTCAAGGCCGCAGTCCCGAGTACTACGGGGACAGCGCCCTGGACTGGAACCCGTACCACCCGGTGTCCCAGCGGCCCATCGCCCACGTGACCGAGGACCTGATCCGCAACCTCAACTACCAGGTGACGGTCAGCTCCTTCGACGACGAGGCCGTGCACTTCGACTCCAAACAGCCGCCGACCCGGCCCGAGATCCTGATCGTCGACCGGTGGGCGGTGGAGGACGAACAGCGCCGCCAGCGCCTGGCCGCCTTCGACCAGGAGTCCCGGCCGTGGATCAACGTGGTCGTGCCGTGGAACCGCTACGACCACCAGAGCCGCGCGAAGGAGAGCGAGTTGGCCCACCGGCTCGAGGACACCATGCCCGTCAAGATGAGCCAGGGCCGGGCCGCCGTCCGAGCCGCCGCCAACGGCGTGGCCAACATGGAGACGCTCGGCCAGATCCTGCCCCAGGTCATCGAGGCCGCGACCCAGCAGTTCATCCGCCACTCACAGGTGTACATGCCCGTCGGCGACACCCGCGACGAGCGGCCGCGGCTGACGGGCCCGATGCGCCCGTTGGTCAGCCTCTCCGACGACGGTAGCGCCTCGCCCCCTCCGTTCGACCAGTTCCCCGACGCGGAAGGGGACCCGCCGTACGAGGACTGA
- a CDS encoding putative leader peptide, with translation MRTPHHPRRLLPPLTTRRHIDLVRTSSAICQPA, from the coding sequence GTGCGAACACCGCACCATCCGCGCCGTCTGCTGCCCCCGCTTACCACCCGTCGGCACATCGACCTGGTTCGGACGTCCAGCGCCATCTGTCAGCCTGCCTGA